In one window of Meiothermus sp. DNA:
- the rpsJ gene encoding 30S ribosomal protein S10: MPKIRIKLRGFDHKSLDASAAKIVETARRSGAQVAGPVPLPTRIRRFTVLRGPFKHKDSREHFELRTHNRLVDITDPTPKTIEGLRNLDLPTGVEIELKMVGGR; this comes from the coding sequence ATGCCAAAGATTCGTATCAAACTTCGGGGCTTTGACCACAAGAGCTTGGATGCTTCGGCTGCCAAGATTGTGGAAACGGCCCGCCGTAGCGGTGCACAGGTAGCGGGCCCGGTGCCCCTGCCCACCCGCATCCGCCGCTTTACCGTGTTGCGGGGCCCCTTCAAACACAAGGACAGCCGCGAGCATTTCGAGCTGCGTACCCATAACCGCTTGGTAGACATCACCGATCCCACCCCCAAGACCATCGAGGGGTTGCGTAACCTCGACCTGCCCACTGGGGTCGAGATCGAGCTCAAGATGGTAGGAGGCCGCTAA
- the tuf gene encoding elongation factor Tu yields the protein MAKGVFERTKPHVNVGTIGHVDHGKTTLTAAITFVAAAANPNVEVQAYDQIDKAPEEKARGITINTAHVEYETQARHYSHVDCPGHADYVKNMITGAAQMDGAILVVSGTDGPMPQTREHILLSRQVGVPYIIVFLNKVDMVDDPELLDLVEMEIRDLLNQYEFPGDDTPIIRGSGLKALEHMMANPKTQRGENEWVDKIWELLDAIDSYIPTPQRDVDKPFLMPVEDVFTITGRGTVATGRVERGKIKTGEEVEIVGLRETQKTVVTGVEMHRKTLNEGIAGDNVGLLLRGVGREDIERGQVLAKPGSVTPHTKFEASVYILKKEEGGRHTGFFTNYRPQFYFRTTDVTGVVELPAGVEMVMPGDNITFTVELIKPIAMEEGLRFAIREGGRTVGAGVVAKIIE from the coding sequence ATGGCGAAAGGCGTATTTGAGCGCACCAAACCCCACGTAAACGTGGGAACTATCGGACACGTAGACCACGGGAAGACCACCTTGACGGCGGCGATTACCTTTGTAGCGGCGGCGGCCAACCCCAACGTGGAGGTGCAGGCCTACGATCAGATCGACAAGGCGCCCGAAGAGAAGGCCCGCGGGATTACCATCAATACTGCCCACGTGGAGTACGAGACCCAGGCCCGGCACTACTCCCACGTGGACTGCCCCGGCCACGCCGACTATGTGAAGAACATGATCACCGGGGCGGCCCAGATGGACGGGGCCATTCTGGTGGTGAGCGGTACCGATGGCCCCATGCCCCAGACCCGCGAGCACATTCTGCTTTCGCGCCAGGTGGGGGTGCCCTACATCATCGTCTTCCTGAATAAGGTGGACATGGTGGATGACCCCGAACTGCTGGATCTGGTGGAGATGGAGATCCGCGACCTGCTGAACCAGTACGAGTTCCCCGGGGACGATACCCCCATCATCCGGGGCTCGGGGCTCAAGGCGCTGGAGCACATGATGGCCAACCCCAAGACCCAGCGGGGGGAGAACGAGTGGGTGGATAAGATCTGGGAACTGCTGGACGCCATTGACTCCTACATCCCCACCCCCCAGCGCGATGTGGACAAGCCCTTCCTGATGCCGGTGGAGGATGTGTTCACCATCACCGGACGCGGTACCGTGGCCACGGGCCGGGTGGAGCGCGGCAAGATCAAGACCGGGGAGGAAGTGGAGATCGTGGGTCTGCGCGAGACCCAGAAGACGGTGGTGACCGGGGTGGAGATGCACCGCAAGACCCTCAACGAAGGCATTGCTGGCGATAACGTGGGCCTGTTGTTGCGCGGGGTGGGACGGGAAGACATCGAGCGGGGGCAGGTGCTGGCCAAGCCGGGCAGCGTGACCCCGCACACCAAGTTCGAGGCCTCGGTGTACATCCTGAAGAAGGAAGAGGGGGGCCGGCACACCGGATTCTTCACCAACTACCGTCCGCAGTTCTACTTCCGTACCACCGATGTGACCGGGGTGGTGGAGCTGCCCGCCGGGGTGGAGATGGTGATGCCGGGGGACAACATCACCTTCACGGTGGAGCTGATCAAGCCCATCGCCATGGAAGAAGGTCTGCGCTTCGCCATCCGCGAAGGCGGTCGCACCGTGGGCGCTGGTGTGGTGGCGAAGATTATCGAGTAA